From a single Pleurodeles waltl isolate 20211129_DDA chromosome 8, aPleWal1.hap1.20221129, whole genome shotgun sequence genomic region:
- the GJA5 gene encoding gap junction alpha-5 protein produces the protein MSDWSFLGEFLEEVQKNSTVIGKVWLTILFIFRMLVLGTAAESSWGDEQSDFMCDTTQPGCENVCYDKAFPISHIRFWVLQIIFVSTPSLLYMGHAMHTVRMEEKKKLREHEERSKMIINDNSSYHQQEYPVEKAELSYRDELGGKIRLQGCLLNTYVFSILIRTVMEVGFIVGQYMLYGIFLDTLYICQRSPCPHPVNCFVSRPTEKNVFIVFMLAVAVLSLLLSLAELCHLAWKKFRKKLPVSDKAIPPAACTKLPADNVHQPNVRSRSCTPPPDFNQCLTSSNGKYIHPFPNKLETQQNTVNSAAEWVQRQEDIGDGRFVQIDYTQSTPENSKTVPLAAAKIYLNDNRRLSKTSRTSSRAKSDDLAV, from the coding sequence ATGAGTGACTGGAGCTTCCTGGGGGAATTCTTGGAAGAGGTACAGAAAAATTCCACAGTGATTGGGAAGGTGTGGCTGACCATCCTCTTCATCTTCCGGATGCTGGTGTTGGGGACAGCGGCCGAGTCTTCCTGGGGAGATGAGCAGTCTGACTTTATGTGTGATACTACCCAGCCCGGGTGTGAAAATGTCTGCTACGACAAGGCGTTTCCAATATCCCACATCCGCTTCTGGGTCCTGCAAATCATCTTTGTGTCCACCCCATCGCTTCTATATATGGGGCATGCGATGCACACCGTGCGCATGGAGGAGAAGAAGAAACTAAGGGAACACGAGGAGAGGTCAAAGATGATCATTAATGATAACTCTTCCTACCATCAGCAGGAGTATCCGGTGGAAAAAGCTGAATTATCCTACAGAGATGAGTTGGGTGGAAAAATTAGGCTTCAGGGTTGCCTGCTCAACACTTATGTATTCAGTATCTTGATACGTACCGTCATGGAAGTGGGTTTCATCGTCGGACAATACATGCTTTATGGGATATTTCTGGACACTTTGTATATCTGTCAACGCAGTCCATGCCCCCATCCCGTGAACTGCTTTGTCTCTAGACCCACAGAGAAGAATGTCTTCATCGTGTTCATGCTTGCAGTGGCAGTGCTGTCGCTTCTCTTGAGCCTGGCCGAGCTCTGCCATCTTGCATGGAAAAAGTTCAGGAAAAAGTTGCCAGTGTCCGACAAAGCCATACCACCAGCAGCCTGCACAAAGCTACCAGCAGACAACGTCCATCAACCAAATGTGAGGTCTCGGAGTTGCACCCCACCCCCAGATTTTAATCAGTGCTTGACCAGTTCAAATGGAAAATACATCCACCCGTTTCCCAATAAACTGGAAACTCAGCAGAACACAGTCAACAGCGCTGCAGAATGGGTCCAGAGACAGGAGGATATTGGCGATGGTCGGTTTGTTCAAATCGATTACACACAAAGTACTCCAGAGAATAGCAAGACAGTGCCACTCGCCGCTGCCAAAATCTACTTGAATGACAACCGTAGACTCAGCAAAACTAGTCGAACCAGCAGTAGGGCCAAGTCAGATGATCTGGCTGTCTGA